GTAATCCGTGATGAAGGAGGTGGTGTGTATAGTGGACAGTTGCATTTTCATTGCCACAATGGTCCTGTCTGTTGCACTGGTCTGGATAGATGCGAGAGGGGGGCATGCGTCGTCTGTCGTCGACAGGGGCACTGCGGGTGTTTGGTACGAAGTTAAGGCCCCATTTTCTCCTCCCTCACCACTGTCTTCTCTCTTCCTACTTTAGTCGCGCGCTTGTTCATTCTTGTAGTCgaacgccgtcgccgtcgccgtcgccgcctctgccaccgccgtcgctTTGAAAGCTTATTCGGTGAGCTGCTTGATGTGGTTCTCCAGCTTCTCGGCGTTGGCGCCCGAGAACTGCTGCACCACCTGCTTTCGCTTGATGAACAGGAAGGTAGGCATGCTGGAGATGTTGTACTGGGCTGCCAGGTCCTCGCACTCGTCCACGTCCACCTTAACGATGACGACCTTCTCGGCGTACTTGTTCTGGAACTCCTCCAGCTTCGGGGCGATCACCTTGCACGGTCCGCACCAGGTAGCGAAgaagtccaccaccaccagctggtcGCCAGCCGATTCCAGCTTGTTGTTAAAGTCAGCCTGCGGGGGTGGTATGAACAGTGGATTAACATTCGTGTAATCGCGTCATCAGAGAAAATGACCAgtaacaacaactacaacaaccgTGTGCAATTCCTGTTTGTCAAGGTGAAACATtagcctcccctccccgccgtCGCTCGAGACACATTCCGTGcgaacgtgtgtatgtgtgtcaaaCGCCTGCCGGTGCCCTTGAAGGCGATGGAATTTTGtaacaatttttacaatttctcTCAACTCAGGCTTTGACTCATCACACACGCCATCGACTTGTCACTCGCTCTCTGGCTTTGGCTGTGACGAATACGCGTCATTTACGATACCAGAAGAGAGTGGAGATTGCAAATAAGGATGACTTCATCCTCCTAATAGCGTATTTGACGCCTACCAAGATCACTGTCCATCGTAAAATGCAGCGCTTGCACATTCCATCGCTTAAGTTCGCAACAGCAAACCGAGACCTCTTGTAACAAGAGAAGCGTTccagcgtcgtcgttgcttcAAGCATCTACACCTTGGTAGGATTAGTAGCATAGCAACCGGGGTCCTAATTGCGAACATATCGTGATAATGTAGGGTCGCAATTAACATTGGTGACCGCAGCACACCACCTTGTTGTGTGGGTTTGGCTATGAAACGCATCTGTGATGGCGCAAATAGACGGCGTAACTAtggcaacggaaacggaaatggatcGTGAATAATGGAAGCATAGCACACGGAATGACATGCTAGCATAGAACTAATGAAAAGCTTGAAATTCAATCACGAATGACTCACACTAAACTGGACTGAGTCACGCGTGTGCCTTGTAGGTGCATGTTGGATTTTAAACACCTGT
The sequence above is a segment of the Anopheles darlingi chromosome 2, idAnoDarlMG_H_01, whole genome shotgun sequence genome. Coding sequences within it:
- the LOC125960218 gene encoding thioredoxin-2-like, coding for MVYIVKDSADFNNKLESAGDQLVVVDFFATWCGPCKVIAPKLEEFQNKYAEKVVIVKVDVDECEDLAAQYNISSMPTFLFIKRKQVVQQFSGANAEKLENHIKQLTE